AAACAGAAAATGGAGCACCATTCCACCATTCATCTGAGTCAAACAACCACAGAAACAAATACCAGGAAAAATGCCACCAAGTATACCCTTGTCGGGAGCTCTAGccatttttgtgtttgcttgGCACCCTTGAAAAAAACCATCAGCCCACATTTTGCTCAGGCAAACACAAATTTTTACACAAGTCAAACGTTGACTgcggtttcttttttttttttttctggagtgtTAGTTACTCTTGGGCTCTCAACTGAAGAGGGAAACATAAGAAAATGCTTGGTCTCAGAGGCAGACATGggcgagggtgggggtggggctgcttATGGTTCTTGATCGCTACGCTTcaggtttttgtttattgtttctgttttctctctctcaaaagacAAATGGGATCTGTAATCAGCCACACTGGCTGGCAAGTATATCTCTCATTTAAAGTGAACCCCGGAATTGGGGCTGCAAACTCTCTGTAGGTTTGGGAAGGTGTGTTTGGGAGGGAGTCTTCAGATGGGGGCTGGTGGATGGGGACACTAGTGACTTTTCGCACtgctgtgaccaaacacctgGTTGGTCAAAAGGAACGTTAACGGTGGGCTCACCTTGGCTTAGGtttagagaagggagagaagggatatTGTCCCCATGACAAGGAATGTAAAATTAGCAGCAGAAGTGGGAAGCGGGTGGTCACATGATATCTacaatcagaaagcagagaaatagCTGACCTGAAGTGAAGCCAGGCTATCAAAACTCAGGATCCAGCCAGCCAGTGAATCCACTTCCCTCTCCAAGGCCCCGCTTCCTAAAGATTCTGTAACTTCCCATAACCACCATCAACTATGGACCacgtgttcaaacatatgagcctgtggaggaCATTTCCTGTGCAAACCCCAATAGCTGGAATGTGCGAGCGAGCAAACAGGACATAGGGTTGGGATTCAAGTTCAGCCATGGGGCCATGCGTGCCTTTCCTGGAGGCTACCGGGCCTCCTCTGGCAACCGTTTGTTACTGTGACTTTTAAATTGCCTCAGAGCTTATGCATTTTGAATAAAGAAGGACTTCATTGTTGCTGAGGAAACCCAACAGCCCACTGAGGAGTTTGACTTAACCACACAGTCTTTAGCAACTGCTGGGACAGTTCACACAATCTAGATTTCTggtttcctgggggtgggggtggggcggcaaAATCCCATAGCCAGGGCTTCATTTTCCCGCGGTTCCAGTCAGCTAGAGGTAAGAAGTGGTTTACCTCCTTTGACAGCTTCCGGAAGGAGCTGGAATTTGGGTGTTCAGACCTGCATGCAGTAGGTGGCAATAAATGACAACTGCTAATACTACATCTTTTTTGATAGCTGGTCTCCCACCTAGGGTCTGGGCAAGGGGGACACTCTCTAGCTGTGACCAGGTTGGGTCGGTTCATAAATCACTTCAGCACTCAGAGCCGTTATCAAAGTGCCCTTACTGTTCTAAGCACACATATTATCCTACATGACCCCCCTAAGTGCCCTGAGTTAGGTTATGACCATCATGCCACTTGTAGATATGATAACTGAGGCACAGTCCCCAAAcgtcaaaccttcaaagaagtcaGAATTCAAAACCACGCCCTGACCCCTGCTGCAAACTTTAGGATTCCCCAACTGTTACTTGTTTTACTTGCTCCGctccccctctccccagctctcccCGGGCAGGACGTCTTGGCACCCCTGGCCACCTAGACTAGGACACTTACGGTCAAGGCCGTTGATGTAGCGCATGGTGACTTCGCAGTGACCCCACACAGCACTCACCACCGGGTATAGTTTCTTGCCCTTGAGGCCACGGAAGGCCACGCCCAGGTACTGGCCATCCACGATGAAGCTGAGCGTGCCCTCGTCCATGTCCAGTACGACCAATAAGGAATCTGGCAGAGCAAAGGCTTCATCTGGCCCCAGGAAGGCTGGGTATGCCACCCCAGGCCGGTTCTTGCCGTCGTGGTAGAGGCGGCTGCGACCCAGGTCCCAGCCCCACGACTCGGAGTCACTGCCCACCAGTGCGGTGTAACCCACAGAGTGCAAAGGGGCTCGGGCCGTGGCCACGCCCACCACAGCGTGGGTGCCCCGCTGCCTAGCGGGCCAATGGATCTGCCATGCGTGCAGACCCCGGGCATGGCCCACCTTGCCACGGATGCCATCTGTGCTCTGGGCTACTGGGTGCCGGTGGAAGGTGAGGCGGTCGTCATCCTTGACAAAGACATTGAGGGAGCGGTCCTCGGGGTTCCACGCGTGTCTCAGCTGTACTGCCAACCCTGCCGCAGGCATGTCCAGCAGCTGGTCTAGACGTGCCGGTCGCCCAGGTTCTAAGCCGCGGAGCTCCCGCTTAGCTGGCCGAAGCGCTGGCTCTCGCACCTCCACAGACTTGAGGCTCCCAGAGAGCTTCTGACCCATGGTTCACTATGGGGAAGGGACCACTGCTGGCCACTGCTACCTCGCAGATGCCTCCAATCCTGGTATCCAAGGATGGACCCTGAGGCTGGGAACCAGGCTTCTTGATGGAtgacctccacagcctctgctggGCTGTGGCAGGGACCCAAGCTCCTAGAAGGAAGCAAAGGGCATGGGTTATGATACTACTCATCCCTTCATTTATGCCCAGGCCTTGGTAGGGCCCTTTTGCAAGTATAATAATTAATGTGCATAATAATTAACGATACTCTGGATCTCACAGTTTCCAAGTATATGAGATATGGCAGACACTGTCTTCAATGATTAAGGTTTCCCTGTTCATCTACATCTTACGGAGGCCAGTGATTAGCTAGTCTTACAGGTAATAAGTGATGAGCTACAGTCAAACCAAGGTCCTCTGCTCTCAGTCTGTTCTTGGCACCAGAGCAACCACTGGAAATCACTGTTCCAAAGGAACTGACCCCCAAGCAATGGCAGGGCTAAGGCATGATGCCATACAATTTAGGGTGTGGCTCATGGGTTTGGAGCTCCAGTTGtcttgaacttaaaaaaaaaaaaaaagtcttaaaatgtAACCAGGCTTGGGAAACAAGACATAGAGCAAGTATTTAGCAGGGTCACCCAGGGACAAAGATGCCAGCATCCTTTCATCCTTTCCCATGTTGCTGCCACAGGAAAATGAatggcagagaaagagggaacaAGAATGGGCCATTCCAAACTGTGAAGCCAGACAGCACTGTTCCAAACCCCTCATTACTTTAAACCTCGCTTGGACTCCACTTTCCTCCTCTGTAAGATGGGATAAAACAGCTCCCTCCAGGTGGTATGAGAATCTGAAAGAGGGTATGATTAAAACTCAGATCTAGGACGCTGGAGACAGGCATCCTCTTGCCTTTGTTCTCTGGACATCCCACAGGGAATTATTTCCCTTGGTTACATCAGTGTTTCCCCTAAGTATAAAAACATCATTTATAACATTTATTCCAGTGGGCATCCCTTAATGCACGATGGCAGTTTCCCAGGAGGTTGAGGAAGGCTACCGGAAGGTCAGGCAGACTCCAGGGAGCTTAGGGTGCTCAGATGGCCCTCAGTATGGGGAGAAAGAAAGGTTGGGGTTTGCCTCGACTCCCACTGCTTGGCAGAGAACAAGCATGagccttcttcctcccaagtgtgtGCCTTCCTCCTCCCTAGTCTGAGAGTAGCTCAGCTCCGAACAACTTCCCCAAGACAACTGTCATGCTctgtcctgccaatccataactTCCTGTTGGTGATGGCTAATCTTATCAACTTAAGAAGCACCTATGAGACCAATACGACTTACCTCTAGGTATATCTGCCAGGACAGATAGGGAGAAAGCTCCCTACTGtagtgtaatggtttgtatatgctcggctcagggagtggcacttttagaaagtgtggccctgttggagtaggtttgtcactgtgggcttgggctttaagatcctcatcttagctgcctggaagccagtattctgccagcagccttcggatgaagatatagcactctcagctcctcctgcaccatgactgcctggatgctgccatgttcccgccttgatgataatggactgaacctctgaacctgtaagtcagccccaattaaatgtccttataagagttgatggtcactgtgtctgttcacagcagtaaaaccctaactaagatatgtAGGCATGTTATATTCCCCCAGACCTTCCTGGCCACCATCACCaagatgtgagctgccatgctaGGTCATGCTCTCTTAGACATGATGATCAGAAATCTCTGcaaggaaaataaatctttttcttcaGGTCATTTtgccaggcattttgtcacagcacaaAAGGCACAAACACAGCAACTGATACTGGGATGCAGCTTGTGCCGTGACTCTACCTGAGCACACGGTACAGAAGCCCGTGGCACTGGTTTGTAGGAAGAACTCAGAAAGGCTTGGAGAAGCCAGCTAGAGAAATTCTAGAATGCTGTAAGCACAGCTTAATGGGTGATTCTGAGGAGACCATAGGAGACTAGGACACTCATAGGAAGGCCACCGAACAGTCCAGGCAGAAGCAATGTCTCATGGGAACTCAACCAAGGTCATTTGTGTTCATCTCTGGAAAAGAAGCTGTACACATTTTTTGTCCATGTCCTGAgacttcacagagactgaatttaAAGCTGAAGAAAGAATTAATGTGAGGGAGGGCTTCTCAGGGCAGCCCAGTGTTGAGGCTGCAGCTTAGATCTTTCAGCCATATTTACAGTGAGTTCTGGGGGCAAAATACACAATGGGGTGATTCAAACACTTCTAGTTTGtccaaaaaagaaacttccagaggccacctcctgtagccaggcaggactcctcAGTGGAAGGATAAGGATATTAACCaacctacaaaacttttgaccgaAAATTTGTGctaaaagaaatgcagtgacaaagatggagcagagactgaagaaatggccaaccaatgaccagcccatcccatgggcaagcaccaatccctgacactgttaatgatgctctgttaatacttacagacagaagcctagcataactgctctctgagaggctctgtccagcagctgactgaaacagatgtagatacttacagccaaacattggatggaattgggggacccttatggaagagttggggagaaAGATTGAGGGCCCTGAGGGGGCtagaaccccacaggaagaccaacagtgtcaactaacctggacccctgggagctcccagagactgagccaccaaccaaagggcaaACATGGGTTGAACCAAGACCCCCAGCACATAAgtaacagaggattgccttgccttgccttgcctcagTAGTAGAGACCTAATGTGTCAGGGTTGGAGGACACCTAGGGGCACCAATCTCTCAAAGTCCAAGGGGAGGGAGCATGGGGGAGGGACTCTGTGGGGGAACCATGAGGGTGGGCAACTTTTGagatgtaaattatatatatattaattaaaaaaagaagcttcTATAGTTAATACTGATTGTCAACTTGGCAAGATCTAGAATTGCCTAGGAGACCAACCTCTGTTTATGCTGGAGGGGGCAGTTTCTGGGCTGGCCTGGGGTAGTAAGACTCACTCTAGAATGTGGTCAGCCATGAGCTGGGGTCCTGCACTGTCTACAAAGGCGAAGGTGAGCTGGGGCGGTACTCACCCCTCACTCACTCATCTCTCACCCCTCACTCATCTCTCACCTCTCACTCATCTCTCACCCCTCACTCACTCATCTCTCACCCCTCACTCATCTCTCACCCCTCACTCACTCATCTCTCACCCCTCACTCATCTCTCACCCCTCACTCACTCATCTCTCACCCCTCACTCATCTCTCACCCCTCACTCACTCATCTCTCACCCCTCACTCATCTCTCACCTCTCACTCATCTCTCACCCCTCACTCACTCATCTCTCACCCCTCACTCATCTCTCACCTCTCACTCATCTCTCACCCCTCACTCATCTCTCACCCCTCACTCATCTCTCTCTCACCTTGGCCACCCTGCCCCACAGTCCTGCCTTGGGCTGTCTCCGAAGAGATGAGCAGGATGTAGCTAAAGCAAAGCCTCACCttccttaggttgcttttgtcagggttgccacagcaacaagaaaagtaacaaatacaaCACCATGGAAGGATGGCCTCCAAAGAGACTAGAgcaatgtttctcaaccttcctgacacTGAgacctttcatacagttccttatattgtggtgatgcccaatcataaaattattctcattgctactttatagctataattttgctactattatgaatcatagtgcaaatatctgatatgcaggatatcagaGACTCAAcctctgtgaaaaggtcattcgaCCACCACAGGGGTCGCAACCCACAAGGTGAGAGCCACTGGATTAGAGCCATCGTAGAAGGACATCAGCAGAACGGGAGAGATGTCTCAAAAGCATTTTGGGAACTGGCTCAAGAGTGTGGAGGTTTTCACTTATTTGAAAGACCGTCCTAAGAGGATAACTCCAGGATACCCTTGCCTGCATCAGGTACCTAGGAAATATTCCCTGCTTTCAACCATCAAGGCACTCAGAGACCATTTCATCCATGGTCCAAGATGCTCTAGCTGTTGCTTAAGGAGGTAGCAAATACTAGCATTATGCTGGTTTTACTGGCATGCAGAATGCAAGAACTATTGGACCGTGGAGGCTTAAACCTAGATTACAAAGGAAGGCCTAGGTGGCTAGACAGCCTGGACAGATGTGGTTTCCCTGCAGGCAAGGGATTCCTAGAAGCCAAGGGACTCTTGGACCGTGGAGGCTTAAACCTAGATTACAAAGGAAGGCCTAGGTGGCTAGACAGCCTGGACAGATGTGGTTTCCCTGCAGGCAAGGGATTCCTAGGAGAAGCCAAGGGACTCCTCCCATTGGGTGATGCATGAAACTGTGAAGGTGAAATCAAAGATGGCGGGAAGGTAGGATGTCTGCTGAAGAAGACAGGAGTGTGAGCACAAACAGGCATCCCAGAGGTGAGGTGATCTGCAAACAACAAGGTCATAAGGGCTGTTCAGAGCTGACACCTTGTGCCCTGTGTTTTCCCCTAAGAGGTTCCAGTCTTCATTTGGTTCAGTTttttctacccccccccccccgccatctgTTGAAGTGGGGGATGTTTAGTCTGTGTTGTCTTATCTTCGAGGCATGTGACTTGTTTTTGATTTTGCCGAGGCTCATGGCTGAATGTGGGAATGGAGGTTCAGAGGATAATTTGGATTTGAATGGTTCTGCCGCTGTTGAGACTTTGGGGATACACAAGATGGACTGAACACATTTTAAGACATTATAAGAAAGAACTGAGCCTTTTGGGCACCAGAGATGAAATGTAGCTTGCCCTATTAATTGATATGAGGTGAACTtttgataatttctttttcaggtcTGTGTGTAGGTAAGTaagccagaggtcaaccctgACTATGTTCCTCAGATGCTGTctgtctgatttgtttgtttgtttgtttgtttgtttgtttgttttttgttaagggtctctcactgacctggaacgCACTGATCAGGCTAACCCAGCTGATCAGCAAACCCCAGGCATCCATCTTCTGTTCTCACTTCCCCAGGGCAaaccaccgtgcctggcttttcCACATACCTtcagggaatcaaactcaggcccagCAAACACGTTGCcacctgaaccatctccccagccccatgatAATCTTGAGCGTCAACCTAATTGGACTCAGAAATGCCCCGGAGGATGGTCAGGTGCACATCCGGTGCTACCGTGGGCGTTCCCATGGTGCCTCTGGCCTCCGGAGATGAGATCCGATCTCTGGCACTTCTCTGCCACAATGAACTGAAACTCtgggactgtgagccaaaacaaacccttctctcTTAGGTTGTTTTCTCAGGTGTTTTATCAGACAGGAAAGTCTGACAATGCACCACCCTGACAGTAGCACACCCCAACCAAAGTCCAGAAGGCAAGGAAGGACCCCCGCTGCCGCGCAGCGTGGATACATTCTTTTGTGCCCTCCGGTCTTCAGCTCTGGTTCTCCGCTTTCTATAGTCAAGACTCTGCTTCAGCCGGAAAGTTCTGGGTGATGTTTGATCTGAGAGAATATTAGATCACAAAAACCCCCACACTAGACAGCTTAAAAGGTGGCAGAATAAAAGTTACTTCGAGTTCTTATTTGAAAATCACCCAAAATCAAGGAGAAAAAGAACTAGAAATGCGAACGCCCTCTTCAGCAAAACTGGACACATTTGTAACCCAAACCACAGCTTACAAGGGAAATCTGCCAAACACAGCCTGAGGCAGCCCAGAGCAGCAAAGATCAAAGCCAGTCCAAAAACACCTCGAGAAGGCACCTAGCAGGTCAGGGCTTGGGGAAAGCCTGCAGAGCGGGCCAGCAGCTGGGATTCTTGAAGGAAGAATCCAACGGTCTAATCAACAGCACTGGGCAGACGATATGCAGTCTGGTGTCTGCCTTTGGCTTCTCAGGGAATGGGAAAGCAGGGCAACAGGAAAGCAAAACTAGCCTTCTTCACAGTCAGCAGTGTCCAGGAggccaggaaggaggagggcatggagcagagagagagacagagacagagacagagagagacagagagagagagacaaagagagagagagacaaagagagagagagacaaagagagagagagaaacagagacagagagacagagacagagagagagagacagagagagagacagagacagagagacagagagacaaagagacagagacaaactacAGCTACAGTTTCTGTTGACTGAAAAGAAGCGACTGCTAAAAGAAATTACTGCCCGAGTCCCAGAACCTCGTTTCTTGTGAGCCACAGAGCAATCCTGTGCCCCTTGTGTAATTTCCAGCACTCCTTGCACATACTGTCTGCAAAATCCTGATCCAAGGCTGCGTACTGTGATCCGCAAGGAGCCATTCCTAGGTCTAGATAAGGAGCTGCCAGCCCGGGTGGCTCAGGTAGTCAGGTGCTTTGCGCCAAGTCtgcagacctgagtttgagctcaGGACGcaggagatggaaggagggaaccaatttccaagttgttctctgacctacacacacacacacacacacacacacacacacacaccacagcatactcacacccctccccccaccccacaaacacaaaataagtaaatgtcatttaaaaattttaagatgcTATCAGAGAGACAAAGGaggtaaaaaagagagagagagaaaaaaaaggtaaATCAAGAAAAGCTGCCATTTAAAACAGCTGCTATAAAGCAGCTAGAACCCGTGATGGAATCGGTAAACAATCTTTGCAGTTACTCATTTTAGAAGGCAGACAGTCTAAACAAAAGATTAAATTCATTCTACATAGTTATTCTAAAGATAACTTCCACAACCAACAATAAAATACAAACCTTCTAAACTGTCAGAAGGAAGGCAGCCCAAAGTAAAACAGACCCCGTCCCTGAGGGCTTTGTTTTAAGAAGCAAGAAGACATCAAGACCTAAGACCGGATAGTAAAACCAAGACCAAAGTAGTAGCCATAACAATGTGCTTGCTCATAagcaaagactgaaaaaaaaaaaaaaaaaaaaaaacgaggaaCAAGTCAAAAATCCCCAACCACATACAACACATGAGAACCATACCATAGCAAAATGAGCCAGAGCTGGGAACAATGAGGGACAGACACACAGCCAAAGCCGTGTGTAAATTCACACCTAACAACCTTAGCATGAGAAGAGTAAAGTGGAGTTCAAGGCAGAAGTCTTACATGAAGTAAAGGAGTCTACTTTGCTGTAATAAAAAACACGATCCACAGCTGAAGATCAAACGCATCAGATGGAGCCCATAATTGAGAGCGGAAAaaacttgggggtggggtgggggggggctgcaGGACAGGTGACTGTGATTCTCAGCCTCCAGCTCACAAGGGATCAGCTGACCAAGTAGAACACAGCCAATGAAAAGACACAGCGTACATAATTAAGATGCCAGATCTAACCGATGTGTGCACTGGGGTCTGTGCCGCAACGGTGAAAATGCTGTTGCTCTTCCTGGTCTTTTGGGAGCCACCAAGAACCTCTCCTGCATCCTAGGCTACAAATAAAGGCTCAGAGTGACCATAACACAGGATCTGGGAATGAGGAGGAGGGGCAAATCACTCAAACAGACATCACAACATCTGATCCCTGAGCAGTTTTTACATTTTCTCAGATTTTAAATGTTCGTAGGCAGAGATGCCTGCTATCTAGAAAGTAACAAAAGTCCATCTATTAAATCTGTgggctgccgggcgtggtggcgcacgcctttaatcccagcactcgggaggcagaggcaggcggatttctgagttccaggccagcctggtctacagagtgagttccaggacagccagggctacacagagaaaccctgtctttaaaaaccaaaaaaaaaaaaaaaaaaaaaaaaaaaaaaatccgtggGCTAAGAGGAAACCACAGGTAATATGCTCACACGGACAATGTTTTAAACATTTGCTGATTTATTCGGGGGTGAGGGGCATGCACCAAGGTGAGCGGGtagagatcagagggcaacttagggggatcaattctctccttctaccaccggcggcctgggattgaactcaggtcgtcaggcatTGTGGCATGTACCTCTCCGTCCTGGGTGACCTATCTTACTAGACCCCCATACTGGTGACGTTCTTCAAATGAAAATACATAAACTAAGCATAATTAGGTAGAAAGCCAGCCTATATAAGAGAAAATCCAAGCCCTGGTTCTTTTTTGTGAAGAGGGTGACTAGCTGTCACGAAACTAAAAGTAAGCCAATAACACATATCACTAACACAACTTAATCAATCATACTATGCTTTCTAGTAGCTATAGCTACCTGCTATGCAAGCCTATCACCGTGGCCTCCTTCTTTCCCAGACACTGGAAGAAGCACACACTCTAATCGTAAGGAtaacagagcaaattccagttggGAGGTTGGGGGACCAGAAACACCCAGCCAGCACTCCTTCCAGATGTCAAGGTCACTAACAACAAGAAAAGGTCAAGAGACTGTGACAGTTCAAAGGAGCCCAAGGAGACATAAGGACCGAATAGAGCATGGGTTCCCTAGCCAAGATACTGGAACAAAAAAAGAACTGTAGGCAAAAACATTTGAACAATAATGTAGCAATATTGGATGGTTAATTTTACTAAATATGTAATATTAGTGTAAGAGGTAACTGTAGAGGAAGGGTATGTATGGGGGGGTCAATAAATGAGATCTCTCTCTATGTTGGTTTGgtcctctcccccaccctcccactttctctctcttttcctcccatactggagattgaacccagggcctcatggagACGATGTAAGTGCTGAGTTTTTCTCTAAGTCTAAAAGTATTCAAAATGTAAAACTTGCAATTAAATCTTAAATCAGTTTCTCAGTTTGAGAAAATACCAAAAAGTGTATACTAACCAAATGTCACCGTGCacaggtggcgcacacctttaatcccagcacttgggaggcagaggcaggcggatttctgagtttgaggccagcctggtctacagagtgagttccaggacatccagggctacacagagaaaccctgtctcgaaaaaacacccccaaaaaaagaaaaaaaaaagaattcctaatCTAAAAGATTTAGATGCATTTTTTTTGGTATTGTCtgtaaaatattgaaatatagtctgcaagatttctttttaaaaccttCCCAGACCTTTATTCAGGTCCTTTTACCTAACACTAATTAACATCTTCATGTTTTACAAGGTATACTTTAGATGAATGTCTTCAATGAccaacttttaaaatgaaaaataaaacattaaccaTTCAACCTAACTTTAAATTCAAGAAATAGAAGACATACTATAGAAAACAAGAACCAAAGGtgggaagctgggtgtggtggcgcacgccttaaatcccagcattgagaaggcagaggcaggtgaatctctgtgatcaaggccagcctggcctacacgaagagttccatgacagccagggctatgtagagagatccatctcaagaaagaaagagttggggggcggggggggggggggggaaccagaaCTGACAATGACAGCTAGGAATGGGGGTGAAGGTTTGTTGACTGAGAACTCAGTAGTCTGAGGTAACAGGATCAGAGATCTGAGGGAaggcagggctatatagagagagatcctgtttcagtaaaaaaaaaaggatggggcAGTTAACAAATTGGTCTTGCAAAAAACACTCACTCATGAAGAAGTTAGACATTGTTGTTTTAATATGGGGAAAATCAAAGTGATTTGAAACCCGAAGTAGGTTTTAGAGACCAAAGAGGACCAGTGAGAGGTGGGTAGAAAGAATGGGAGAGGGTAGGAGGGAGGGGACTAGGAGAAACATACAATGATACATATGTATGGAGATGTTTATGAAACATACTATTTTGAGTtctaaccaaaaataaataagcaaatagaaAGAAATGCTCTCTGTGAAAGACAGTGTGAAGAAGAAACAACTTGTTTCTGCAGTGAAatgtattttccttccttccttccttccttccttccttccttccttccttccttccttccttcctctctctctctcttctttctttctttctttctttctttctttctttctttctttctttctttctttctttccttctttttgtctttcagaTTAGTAAAGATCCAAAgtcaaatgttttgtttttcaggaggtATAGAAAAGCTGCCAGTCTTGTACACCATGGAACTGAATGGAACTGAATGCATTCTGGTCAACTCAGTGGATGGTAAAGTAACTCCATCTTTCAAAATGACAAATGTACTTCATCTAGCAATTCCACTTTCCCCATTTATTTACCTGCATCCCCAGTTGTGCACAGCATTTTACATCCTGTGCACACTCAGCACTGTTTCGGTAGTAAAATATTGAGGAAAAGCAAATAGGAGACAGATTAAGATAACAATCAACTTACCTGCTGTGtcctccatggtgtgtgtgtgtgtgtgtgtgtgtgtgtgtgtgtgtgtgtgtgaatgcttgttCCCCAGGTGATATCACTGTTTGGTAAGGCTGTGGAATCTTTAGGAGGAAGAATCCTTTGGAGGAAATGGGTCTGGGAgtagggggcgggggtggggggtgggggtgttcttGAAGTT
This portion of the Mus musculus strain C57BL/6J chromosome 9, GRCm38.p6 C57BL/6J genome encodes:
- the Spsb4 gene encoding SPRY domain-containing SOCS box protein 4; the encoded protein is MGQKLSGSLKSVEVREPALRPAKRELRGLEPGRPARLDQLLDMPAAGLAVQLRHAWNPEDRSLNVFVKDDDRLTFHRHPVAQSTDGIRGKVGHARGLHAWQIHWPARQRGTHAVVGVATARAPLHSVGYTALVGSDSESWGWDLGRSRLYHDGKNRPGVAYPAFLGPDEAFALPDSLLVVLDMDEGTLSFIVDGQYLGVAFRGLKGKKLYPVVSAVWGHCEVTMRYINGLDPEPLPLMDLCRRSIRSALGRQRLRDIGSLPLPQSLKNYLQYQ